The following proteins come from a genomic window of Methanosarcina sp. MTP4:
- a CDS encoding methyltransferase cognate corrinoid protein, translated as MANEEMFDKLRDSIVNQDIAGCVQLTQEALSAGIPALDIITKGLSAGMKIVGDKFEAAEIFLPQIMMSAKAMSGAMEILTPELEKTRKEGEETGLAITFVAEGDIHDIGHRLVSTMLGANGFDILDLGTDVLNETVVEEVAKHKGEKVILVGSALMTTSMLGQKDLMDLLREENLRDSVKCMFGGAPVSEGWIEEIGADATAENAAEAAKVALEVMK; from the coding sequence ATGGCAAACGAAGAAATGTTTGACAAGCTTCGCGACTCTATTGTTAATCAGGATATCGCGGGATGTGTACAGTTAACCCAGGAAGCTCTTTCTGCTGGAATCCCAGCACTTGATATTATCACAAAGGGCCTTTCTGCAGGGATGAAGATCGTCGGAGACAAGTTTGAAGCCGCCGAAATCTTCCTGCCCCAGATAATGATGTCTGCAAAAGCAATGAGCGGGGCAATGGAAATCCTTACTCCCGAACTTGAGAAGACCAGGAAGGAAGGAGAAGAAACCGGGCTTGCAATCACTTTTGTTGCAGAAGGAGACATCCACGACATCGGGCACCGCCTTGTTTCAACCATGCTCGGAGCAAATGGTTTTGATATACTCGACCTCGGAACCGACGTCCTCAACGAGACTGTTGTAGAAGAGGTTGCAAAGCACAAGGGAGAAAAAGTCATTCTTGTAGGTTCCGCCCTTATGACCACCTCCATGCTCGGCCAGAAGGACCTCATGGATCTGCTCAGGGAAGAAAACCTGAGAGACAGCGTAAAGTGCATGTTCGGAGGAGCCCCTGTTTCTGAAGGCTGGATCGAAGAAATCGGAGCAGACGCAACCGCAGAGAACGCTGCAGAAGCCGCAAAAGTAGCACTTGAAGTTATGAAATAA
- a CDS encoding APC family permease, protein MSENSESASLVKTLRPFHVWALGVGIVLVGEYMGWNFTVAKGGVLGSLLAMLVAGTMYVIISLCASELGSATKLAGGPYDWARLFIGPGAAASVGLAVYMEYIALEAADAIVVAFIASEVFPQLQVFPVTLLVIALLTFINYRGVVAALTLNFFLTMIAFIAIVVFFFATAFGTVDIHPEYLFQGALPNGMIGLFAALQFGPWFYLGIEGAAMCAEECKHPSRAVPLGQQAGMITLLMGAAMTLYLCSVLIPANMLGVSVYPLFEAAQNSGILIFIALLGLGTLLTCLASANGCVCDSSRSWFALSRDHYVSSWFSAVHPKYNTPYRAVIFTMPVAIGFAFSGFLDQVITFSIVSGLLCYVLIPFALIRFRTLFPETTSKVRPFAGPLQPYIAYFAIAIAITILSTLFWGYKYNLIFGFVFYGIAYFYFSHKHKTSKAENNWAEMGWPEPRGSENARIGKEVIGVEFSKD, encoded by the coding sequence ATGTCTGAAAACTCTGAATCTGCCAGCCTAGTGAAGACTCTGCGCCCATTCCACGTATGGGCTCTTGGAGTCGGGATCGTGCTGGTCGGAGAGTACATGGGCTGGAACTTCACCGTCGCAAAAGGAGGAGTTCTGGGTTCCCTGCTTGCCATGCTGGTTGCAGGAACCATGTATGTTATAATTTCTCTCTGTGCCAGTGAACTCGGATCAGCCACAAAACTTGCAGGAGGACCCTACGACTGGGCAAGACTATTTATAGGACCCGGAGCAGCCGCCAGTGTCGGGCTTGCGGTGTACATGGAATACATCGCTCTTGAAGCTGCGGACGCTATTGTGGTCGCATTTATTGCGTCGGAGGTATTTCCACAGTTACAGGTTTTCCCTGTGACCCTGCTAGTTATTGCACTATTGACATTTATTAACTACCGGGGTGTGGTTGCAGCTTTAACCCTGAACTTCTTCCTGACCATGATAGCCTTTATTGCAATTGTGGTATTCTTCTTCGCAACCGCCTTCGGAACAGTGGACATTCACCCTGAATATCTCTTCCAGGGGGCTTTGCCAAACGGCATGATAGGCCTATTTGCAGCGTTGCAATTCGGGCCATGGTTCTACCTGGGAATAGAAGGGGCAGCGATGTGTGCCGAAGAATGTAAGCACCCGTCAAGGGCAGTCCCGCTCGGGCAGCAGGCAGGGATGATCACCCTCCTGATGGGAGCAGCTATGACCCTATACCTCTGTTCAGTGCTGATCCCCGCTAACATGCTAGGGGTTTCCGTGTATCCGCTCTTTGAAGCGGCACAGAACAGCGGTATATTAATCTTCATCGCCCTCCTGGGACTCGGGACACTCCTTACCTGCCTTGCAAGTGCAAACGGTTGTGTTTGTGACTCTTCACGCTCCTGGTTTGCACTCTCCAGAGACCACTACGTATCTTCCTGGTTCTCGGCGGTGCACCCGAAGTATAACACCCCTTACAGGGCTGTGATCTTCACAATGCCGGTAGCAATCGGCTTTGCTTTCAGCGGTTTCCTGGACCAGGTCATTACCTTCTCCATCGTCTCGGGGCTGCTCTGCTATGTGCTGATCCCGTTTGCCCTGATCCGCTTCAGGACCCTCTTCCCGGAGACAACAAGCAAAGTCCGTCCCTTTGCAGGACCCCTCCAGCCCTACATCGCCTACTTTGCAATCGCAATTGCCATTACGATCCTTTCAACCCTCTTCTGGGGCTACAAGTATAACCTGATCTTCGGGTTCGTATTCTACGGCATTGCGTACTTCTACTTCAGCCACAAGCACAAGACTTCAAAGGCAGAAAACAACTGGGCTGAAATGGGCTGGCCCGAACCCAGAGGGTCAGAAAATGCGAGGATAGGAAAGGAGGTGATTGGAGTTGAGTTCAGCAAAGATTAA
- a CDS encoding monomethylamine permease, giving the protein MSSAKINQEMESKYHSKLTGDSILVAGMLLLLVSVELFVISKILGATWEIASDFFYLYVIFFGLIVVVETIGCLRVRDSIKKHMFEFAYYD; this is encoded by the coding sequence TTGAGTTCAGCAAAGATTAACCAGGAGATGGAAAGCAAGTACCACAGCAAACTGACAGGAGACAGTATCCTGGTTGCAGGAATGCTCTTACTGCTTGTAAGTGTGGAACTCTTTGTGATCAGTAAGATCCTGGGGGCTACATGGGAGATAGCTTCGGACTTCTTCTATCTCTATGTGATCTTCTTCGGGCTGATAGTTGTAGTCGAAACGATAGGTTGCCTGCGGGTACGCGACTCCATCAAGAAGCACATGTTTGAGTTCGCCTACTACGATTGA
- a CDS encoding efflux RND transporter permease subunit, translated as MAEITKKEKSALAEAFDIIFIFVLAFACVVVPTVLQGAVLVSWDEGGAGIGFVWDPVGFFSFVLVIIAFFVVILHHSVKHYKY; from the coding sequence ATGGCAGAAATTACCAAAAAAGAAAAAAGTGCCCTTGCAGAGGCCTTTGATATCATATTCATCTTCGTCCTGGCCTTCGCTTGCGTCGTGGTTCCCACGGTGCTCCAGGGAGCAGTGCTCGTTTCCTGGGACGAAGGTGGAGCAGGCATAGGCTTCGTCTGGGACCCGGTCGGCTTCTTCAGCTTCGTGCTTGTAATCATCGCATTCTTTGTGGTAATCCTCCACCACTCGGTGAAGCACTACAAGTACTGA
- a CDS encoding AAA family ATPase, which translates to MQDLWTLKYRAAALEELLGNEHSVDTLSELLQSGNLPHLVFHGPENSGKTTAALALARELYGETWKNNFTYFNASDFFDQGKRYLVRDRRFVRIIGTDDPKKIYKSVIEIFKQIINEYAGMASLDADYKLIYIDNAESLSSDAQHALRRIMEKYTSTCRFILSTTRPSKLIPPLRSRGLQLFFTYVSDTSLKTYLEKIAEAEGLSCSEGSLDAVLYFARGNVARAVQTLQLAFLRAEGAEITEEIVYEVTVKGRDETIDELLDAALSGDFARGRKLIDEMLIEKGFSGIEILEGLSEALVDSGGPDENIARLLVKIAEADACMVVAANERIQLEYLISHFS; encoded by the coding sequence ATGCAGGATCTCTGGACGTTGAAATACAGGGCCGCTGCCCTGGAAGAACTGCTTGGAAACGAACATTCGGTGGATACCCTCTCCGAGCTGCTGCAGTCCGGGAATCTGCCCCACCTTGTTTTCCACGGTCCGGAAAATTCGGGAAAAACAACTGCGGCTCTTGCCCTTGCCCGGGAACTTTACGGGGAAACCTGGAAAAACAACTTTACCTATTTCAATGCCTCGGACTTTTTCGACCAGGGTAAACGTTACCTTGTCCGGGATAGGCGTTTTGTCCGGATTATCGGGACCGATGACCCGAAAAAGATCTACAAAAGCGTAATCGAGATTTTCAAGCAAATCATTAACGAATACGCAGGAATGGCTTCTCTTGATGCGGACTACAAGCTCATTTACATTGACAACGCTGAGTCCCTGAGTTCCGATGCTCAGCATGCCCTCAGGCGCATCATGGAAAAGTATACTTCCACCTGCCGCTTTATCCTCTCCACAACACGGCCTTCAAAACTGATCCCCCCTCTTCGTTCCAGGGGCTTGCAGCTCTTTTTCACCTATGTCTCCGATACCTCTCTGAAAACCTATCTTGAGAAGATCGCTGAGGCCGAAGGGCTCAGCTGTTCGGAAGGGAGCCTGGATGCGGTCCTCTATTTTGCAAGAGGGAACGTTGCACGGGCTGTCCAGACTCTTCAGCTTGCTTTTCTCAGGGCTGAGGGAGCCGAAATTACGGAGGAGATCGTCTACGAGGTCACTGTTAAAGGCAGGGATGAAACAATAGATGAACTGCTTGACGCCGCTCTTTCCGGGGACTTTGCCCGGGGGCGCAAGCTCATTGACGAAATGCTTATAGAAAAGGGTTTTTCCGGAATTGAGATCCTTGAGGGGCTCTCTGAAGCTCTTGTAGATTCCGGGGGGCCGGATGAGAATATTGCCCGTCTGCTGGTGAAAATTGCGGAGGCTGATGCCTGTATGGTGGTTGCAGCAAACGAAAGGATCCAGCTGGAGTACCTCATTTCTCATTTTTCTTAA
- a CDS encoding preprotein translocase subunit SecD → MSDAKSLFKNVRVIIFIIALLASIIAIHPGYTSGEGTTSNLNYGLDLEGGSWLQIKLQGALAQVDADSGMIVSEMVEPVIGAPITITENKLEGNGLSEAENSITFTTDVPVSSSELELLEIGRVSVDRLNQETTQVTLFTSKESLVRLYLASSLDSEVITFDEGEGLVYEIRTAVSEEELEALMAKVGGSILKNEDGTSSYKEGVSVQTRDLTRDILNDKLNALGLKDIPVRTVGEDYILIDFAGIDLATAKDIAEKPGKFEIRINTTGTETRHVLYGDSIVSVGIPGFHDNQWNTPFTLNEAGALALQKVAIETGAVDNPSAHYLTMYLDENVVYSAPLSYSAASQLKEAPIYSWQASTGGDEEAKAQAQALQIHLRAGALPVNVVLVGSGHVDAALGEQFKTEALIAGLLSLLAVAGVIFRRYRRPEILIPMVGTSISEVVMILGVAAAIGWQMDLAAIAGIIAAIGTGIDHLVIITDEVLYEGKLPPTKVFVSRIGKAFGIIFGAAATTIIAMSPLVVMGFGALKGFAITTIIGVFIGVVIARPVYGVVIKEMLEAGEASAARKGEISADE, encoded by the coding sequence ATGAGCGACGCAAAAAGTCTCTTTAAAAACGTGAGAGTTATCATCTTTATTATTGCCCTGCTGGCTTCCATTATTGCAATCCACCCAGGATATACCTCGGGGGAAGGCACGACCTCAAACCTGAACTACGGGCTTGACCTGGAAGGCGGTTCCTGGCTCCAGATCAAACTGCAGGGTGCTTTGGCCCAGGTGGACGCGGATTCCGGGATGATTGTCAGTGAAATGGTGGAACCGGTCATCGGAGCCCCCATCACAATAACGGAAAACAAGCTGGAAGGAAACGGCCTTTCAGAAGCTGAAAACTCCATTACGTTCACCACGGATGTCCCGGTCAGCAGCTCCGAACTCGAGCTCCTGGAAATCGGGCGGGTAAGTGTGGATCGGCTGAACCAGGAGACCACCCAGGTCACCCTCTTTACCAGCAAGGAAAGCCTGGTCCGGCTCTACCTGGCAAGCTCTCTGGATTCCGAAGTCATTACTTTTGACGAAGGGGAAGGGCTTGTCTATGAAATCAGGACTGCTGTTTCCGAAGAGGAACTCGAAGCCCTGATGGCAAAGGTAGGCGGTTCAATCCTCAAGAACGAAGACGGGACTTCCAGCTACAAGGAAGGGGTAAGTGTGCAGACCCGGGACCTGACCCGGGACATCCTGAACGACAAGCTCAACGCCCTCGGCCTGAAAGATATCCCTGTCCGGACGGTCGGGGAAGACTACATCCTCATTGACTTTGCAGGCATAGACCTGGCAACCGCAAAGGACATTGCCGAAAAGCCCGGGAAATTCGAGATCAGGATCAATACTACAGGAACTGAGACCCGGCATGTGCTTTACGGGGATTCCATAGTAAGCGTAGGGATACCCGGTTTCCACGATAACCAATGGAATACGCCCTTTACCCTGAACGAGGCTGGGGCGCTCGCCCTCCAGAAAGTCGCAATTGAAACCGGGGCAGTGGACAACCCGAGTGCTCACTACCTTACCATGTACCTGGACGAAAACGTGGTCTACAGCGCTCCCCTTAGCTATTCCGCCGCATCCCAGCTAAAAGAAGCTCCTATCTACTCCTGGCAAGCTTCCACCGGTGGCGATGAGGAAGCCAAGGCTCAGGCTCAGGCACTCCAGATACACCTCAGGGCAGGGGCTCTCCCTGTGAACGTGGTGCTTGTGGGTTCCGGGCATGTGGACGCAGCTCTCGGTGAACAGTTCAAGACCGAAGCCCTGATTGCAGGCCTTCTTTCCCTTTTAGCCGTGGCAGGAGTGATCTTCCGCAGGTACAGGAGACCTGAGATTCTCATACCAATGGTAGGGACTTCTATCAGTGAAGTGGTAATGATCCTCGGGGTGGCTGCGGCCATCGGCTGGCAGATGGACCTGGCAGCAATAGCAGGTATCATCGCAGCCATAGGGACAGGGATTGACCACCTGGTTATCATCACCGACGAGGTGCTTTACGAAGGCAAGCTTCCCCCAACAAAGGTCTTTGTCTCAAGGATCGGGAAAGCCTTCGGAATCATTTTCGGAGCTGCTGCAACCACTATCATTGCCATGTCCCCCCTGGTCGTGATGGGTTTTGGAGCCTTGAAGGGCTTTGCCATAACCACAATCATCGGTGTGTTCATCGGTGTGGTGATTGCAAGACCGGTCTACGGAGTGGTGATTAAGGAAATGCTCGAAGCAGGTGAAGCCTCTGCCGCTCGTAAAGGGGAAATTTCCGCTGACGAGTGA
- a CDS encoding protein translocase subunit SecF produces MATGFTDFLDSFVKGHDNRQLLAIPLAVFAVSLAILLVSFASSGSPLLLGMEFQGGTQISMGTTDSPAELEELYSDYPIMDARQAGNRVIMQFGVMDNEEQRQLEDDVMGRYSNVEIKQIGPVYGKDLQVQALQALLISFIGMAIVVFLIFRSPVPSFAVVLSALSDIVIAAAFMRIAGIELSLGTVAALLMLIGYSVDSDILLTNRVLKRRGTVEEKVSRAMQTGITMTSTTLAALVVMYAVSTFPYLIIPSFTQITLLSQISGVLIIGLAADLMNTWLLNTGILRWYVLKPEFRGRFNR; encoded by the coding sequence ATGGCAACAGGTTTTACCGATTTTTTAGATTCCTTCGTGAAGGGTCACGATAATCGCCAGTTGCTGGCAATTCCTCTTGCAGTATTCGCGGTTTCTTTAGCGATACTGCTGGTTTCTTTCGCAAGCAGCGGGTCGCCTTTGCTCCTGGGCATGGAGTTCCAGGGAGGTACCCAGATTTCGATGGGAACAACCGATTCCCCTGCTGAGCTTGAAGAACTGTATTCCGATTATCCGATAATGGATGCCCGGCAGGCAGGTAACAGGGTTATCATGCAGTTCGGTGTCATGGATAATGAGGAACAGCGCCAGCTAGAAGACGATGTAATGGGCCGTTATTCCAATGTGGAAATCAAGCAGATAGGGCCGGTGTACGGAAAAGACCTGCAGGTCCAGGCTCTTCAGGCCCTTTTAATCTCCTTTATCGGGATGGCTATTGTGGTCTTCTTGATCTTCAGGAGCCCTGTCCCCTCTTTTGCAGTGGTACTTTCGGCTCTCTCGGACATAGTGATTGCCGCAGCTTTCATGCGGATTGCAGGGATCGAGCTTTCTCTGGGGACGGTTGCAGCCCTCCTTATGCTTATCGGTTATTCCGTGGACAGTGACATCCTGCTTACTAACAGGGTGCTGAAGCGCAGAGGTACGGTGGAAGAGAAGGTTTCCAGGGCCATGCAGACCGGGATTACCATGACCTCCACAACCCTTGCAGCCCTCGTAGTGATGTACGCTGTCTCCACTTTCCCCTACCTGATCATTCCCTCCTTCACGCAGATAACCCTGCTCTCGCAGATCTCCGGCGTCCTGATCATAGGGCTGGCTGCGGACCTGATGAACACCTGGCTCCTGAACACGGGGATTTTGCGCTGGTATGTCCTGAAACCCGAATTCAGAGGGAGGTTTAACAGATGA
- a CDS encoding cytidine/deoxycytidylate deaminase family protein: MTERPSLDEYFLEIAFVVGKRATCLRNNVGAVIVRDKRILSTGYNGAPSGMDHCLDIGCIREMENIPSGTRHEKCRAVHAEQNAIIQAALHGVSIAGATLYCTHQPCILCAKMIINSNIKRVVYSTPYPDTDSLEYFREAGVEVEYIPFEGEKISD; the protein is encoded by the coding sequence ATGACAGAAAGACCATCCCTTGACGAATATTTCCTCGAAATCGCCTTCGTGGTAGGCAAACGGGCCACCTGCCTCAGGAACAACGTGGGGGCGGTGATCGTACGGGACAAGCGCATCCTTTCAACTGGATACAATGGTGCCCCAAGCGGTATGGACCACTGCCTGGATATAGGCTGCATCCGGGAAATGGAAAACATCCCGTCGGGCACGCGGCACGAGAAATGCCGGGCAGTGCATGCGGAGCAAAATGCCATTATACAGGCTGCACTCCACGGCGTGAGCATTGCAGGGGCAACCCTCTACTGCACCCACCAGCCCTGCATCCTCTGCGCAAAAATGATAATCAATTCAAACATCAAACGGGTCGTATACTCAACACCCTACCCGGACACGGATTCTCTGGAATACTTCAGGGAGGCGGGAGTGGAAGTCGAGTACATTCCCTTTGAAGGAGAAAAAATTTCGGACTGA
- a CDS encoding coenzyme F420-0:L-glutamate ligase, translating into MKFEAIAVENIPLIRKGDDLPSIICENIFLEDRDIVIIASTIVGKTEGLTFRLEDITPGERALELASMNGQDPCFVQAVLSRSREVLVEAPFMLATTLAGHTCVNAGIDDSNVEGDLLLNTPENPDISAAKIGERIETLSGKKLSVIVTDTNGRAFKVGQTGVAIGLYKIKPVKRWIGEKDLFGKTLEISEEAVADELAGAANLLMGEGNGGVPVIVIRGLDYYCEENPGIKEMYRPEEFDVIKKGLRCLLKK; encoded by the coding sequence TTGAAATTTGAAGCCATAGCCGTAGAAAATATCCCCCTGATTCGGAAGGGGGATGACCTCCCCTCTATCATCTGTGAAAATATCTTTCTTGAGGACCGGGATATAGTTATCATTGCCTCCACCATCGTTGGAAAAACCGAAGGGCTGACTTTCAGGCTCGAGGACATCACCCCCGGGGAACGGGCACTTGAGCTTGCATCCATGAACGGGCAGGATCCGTGTTTTGTCCAGGCGGTCCTTTCCCGGAGCAGGGAAGTCCTGGTAGAGGCCCCTTTTATGCTTGCAACGACTCTTGCAGGGCACACCTGCGTAAATGCGGGGATTGACGACTCAAACGTCGAGGGTGATCTGCTGCTGAACACCCCGGAAAATCCGGACATCAGTGCTGCAAAAATCGGAGAGAGGATTGAAACCCTTAGCGGAAAAAAGCTCAGCGTGATTGTCACGGACACTAACGGCCGTGCGTTCAAGGTCGGGCAGACAGGGGTTGCCATCGGGCTCTATAAAATAAAACCTGTCAAGCGCTGGATCGGGGAAAAAGACCTCTTTGGGAAAACCCTGGAAATTTCCGAGGAAGCCGTTGCTGATGAGCTTGCAGGGGCCGCAAACCTCCTTATGGGAGAAGGCAACGGTGGTGTTCCTGTGATAGTTATCAGGGGTCTTGATTATTACTGCGAGGAAAACCCGGGAATAAAGGAAATGTACCGTCCGGAAGAGTTTGACGTTATCAAAAAAGGGCTTCGTTGCCTTTTGAAAAAATAA
- a CDS encoding Hsp20/alpha crystallin family protein: protein MVRWPVRRPSGGPIRWDPFDEIKRTQDRLNQLFEEFMPVEEWAGGKVYAPAIDIMEEDNKLVVTTDLPGVDKKDIEINVKEDMLEISAKCGREKETEEEGYLRRERAYTRFYRAVRLPTNVTDEKATAKMENGVLTITIPKLQLEEPKKKIDIE from the coding sequence TGGTTAGATGGCCTGTCAGAAGACCTTCCGGAGGTCCCATACGCTGGGACCCGTTTGATGAGATCAAGAGGACACAGGATCGCCTGAACCAGCTGTTTGAAGAGTTCATGCCAGTTGAAGAGTGGGCCGGGGGTAAAGTATACGCTCCTGCTATTGACATCATGGAAGAAGATAACAAACTCGTAGTTACCACTGACCTTCCGGGAGTCGATAAGAAAGATATTGAAATAAACGTAAAAGAAGACATGCTTGAGATCAGCGCAAAATGCGGCCGGGAAAAGGAAACCGAAGAAGAAGGCTACCTGCGCCGGGAGCGGGCTTACACGCGCTTTTACCGGGCGGTCCGCCTGCCAACCAACGTGACGGACGAAAAAGCAACTGCAAAAATGGAAAACGGGGTCCTGACAATAACAATTCCGAAACTCCAGCTCGAAGAGCCCAAGAAAAAGATAGATATCGAGTAA